Below is a window of Fusobacterium simiae DNA.
GACACATAAAGCCTTTATTTCCTTTCAATAATTCAAAAATATCAGATAAATTGAATTCTGAATAATTTTGTGAATTTAAGGTTTCATATCTAATATGAGAAAAAATATCGTCCTCTCCAAGATATTTATATTTTAGCATAGTTTGTTCAATAAAATGATTTGTCTTATATGCAACATTAGCTTCATTAATTCTAATAATTTTATGTAAGCTATTTAATTCAGCTACTACCAAATCTCCAAAACGATCAATTATAATAATATTCTGTGATGATCCTATTGGAATTTTATTTAAAAAATCAATCGCTTGTTGCATAGTTTCACATTTTTCAAGTATATATCTAATCAAAAAACCTGCATTAAAACCATAGCTTTTAACTGTTGGATATACAAAAGTTAATCCACAAGCAAGTCCCTTTTCATTTATTCCATCTTCCATTTGTATCATTGCTGTGGTGTTCCCAATAAATGAAAAACCTTGATTTAATCTATAAAAAGTACTATCAGTAATTTTTTTGATATCAATTAAAAAATCACTATTTCTAGCAAAAACTAAACAATTTTCACTGGATAATGCAAGCATTGAACAATAATTATCATAAGTAAAAACATACATAGTTACCAAAAAAGCAAATACGATTTTAAAATCTGTATGTTGTCCCTCAGCAAATCCATTTATTTCTTCAATTATTTCAGGATAATATTCATTGTAAATATTAAAAACTTGTTCTGCATAAGTTATCTTTTCTTTAGTTAAATAAGATTTGAAGTTAATTACAATATTATTTTTATATAATCTATTTCCATAGGTAAATCCTGCTTCTTTATGGCTATTTTTCCATCTTGAATGATACATAATTTTCACCCCCTTAAAAAACTTTAACATAATAAAAAATTTTAGTCAAACTACTTTTAATAATAGCTTATAAAAAATAGCACCCACTAGCATAGGTGCTATTTTAAATACTATTTAATCCAAGACATTAGTTTTCTTAATTCTTGTCCAACTTTTTCTATTTGATGTTTAGCAGCTGCTTCTCTATGAGCCTTTAAGAATGGTTGTCCTGCTTTTGAATCAGCAAGAAATTCATCAGCAAACTTACCAGATTGAATATCTGCTAAAACTTCTTTCATAGTTTTCTTAGTTTCAGCAGTAATAATCTTTGGTCCAGTTAAGAAATCCCCATATTCTGCTGTATTAGAGATAGAATGTCTCATTTTTGCAAGTCCTCCTTCATAAATTAAGTCAACTATTAATTTCATTTCATGTAAACATTCAAAATAAGCATTTACTGGGTCATATCCTGCTTCAGTTAAAACTTCAAATCCAGTTTTAATAAGTTCTGTAATTCCACCACAAAGTACAACTTGTTCTCCAAACAAATCTGTTTCAGTTTCTTGTTTAAATGTAGTTTCAAGTATTCCTGCTCTTCCTCCACCTATACCAGAAGCCCAAGCAAGAGCTATATCTTTTGTATCTCCACTAGGGTCTTGATATACAGCTATTAAGCAAGGTACTCCTGTTCCTTCTTGGAAAGTTCTCCTAACTAAATGACCAGGCCCTTTCGGAGCGACCATAAACACATTTATATCTTCTCTAGGTTGAATTTTTTTGAAATGAATGTTAAATCCATGTCCAAATCCAAGATAAGCACCCTTTTTTAAGTTTGGAGCTATATCTTTTGCATAAGTATCTGCTTGTATTTCATCAGGTATTAGTACCATAACTATATCTGCATCTTTAACTGCT
It encodes the following:
- a CDS encoding C45 family autoproteolytic acyltransferase/hydolase produces the protein MYHSRWKNSHKEAGFTYGNRLYKNNIVINFKSYLTKEKITYAEQVFNIYNEYYPEIIEEINGFAEGQHTDFKIVFAFLVTMYVFTYDNYCSMLALSSENCLVFARNSDFLIDIKKITDSTFYRLNQGFSFIGNTTAMIQMEDGINEKGLACGLTFVYPTVKSYGFNAGFLIRYILEKCETMQQAIDFLNKIPIGSSQNIIIIDRFGDLVVAELNSLHKIIRINEANVAYKTNHFIEQTMLKYKYLGEDDIFSHIRYETLNSQNYSEFNLSDIFELLKGNKGFMCQYDKTKKFDTIWSSVFDIKNRAIYRCEGNPKQKKFIVDKRLKFSF
- the ilvC gene encoding ketol-acid reductoisomerase, giving the protein MAGNILGTTVYYDADCNLQKLVGKKITVLGYGSQGHAHSLNLKECGMDVTIGLRKNSKTWKVAEEAGFVVKETGEAVKDADIVMVLIPDEIQADTYAKDIAPNLKKGAYLGFGHGFNIHFKKIQPREDINVFMVAPKGPGHLVRRTFQEGTGVPCLIAVYQDPSGDTKDIALAWASGIGGGRAGILETTFKQETETDLFGEQVVLCGGITELIKTGFEVLTEAGYDPVNAYFECLHEMKLIVDLIYEGGLAKMRHSISNTAEYGDFLTGPKIITAETKKTMKEVLADIQSGKFADEFLADSKAGQPFLKAHREAAAKHQIEKVGQELRKLMSWIK